Within the Rosa rugosa chromosome 2, drRosRugo1.1, whole genome shotgun sequence genome, the region TTCTATACAaaatcactcacccccacacCTATTCTTATGTAATCTcacattttttactttttctttcttttgaagcactcaaacataaagtcattctctcgaattGCTTCATCAACCaccatggaagggtaggataaaagtgtttAGGCTAGGAAGGAATTTGTGGTgctaatgaaaaaaaaaactaaatatagAAATATGCTCAAAGTGACAATCTAGTGATAAATTACTTTAGGCAAATGCTTCTTTGGGCATGGTGGTAATTAACAGGCAATCTTTTCTATCTTGTTGTAAGCTAACAAGTAGCATTGAGATGTCTCAAGCAAGTCCTAGAGATACGTgatgtcatgaaattgtacacacatgaaagacAAAGTGAATGAACAATGAATACACTATAAATATAGGCATAAAATCTCATAAATAAGGGTATGCAAGTCACTCAAAATCTTCAATATGCTTCTTTAACTATGATGAACCAACCTAACCATAGGCTATATGCACACATATAATAAAGCATCCATCACTTGTACACTCAATTACAAAACAATTTCCAAGTTTTAGATCATGCTCAATCTTTCCGTAATTATAACAAGTTAAGTGCATGTCccgtcattggggttggaaaaggcattaactactaaaatttaattacaaaaaagCTAATCTAAGAAGGAGAAAatcttttttaatatttttttttttttgaataaggcgCTCGAGCCTTCATCCCCATACTTAAAatcaacattgtcctcaatgttgtcaaGCGAGCTTGAAAACTAAATCCATGTCGGATTTAGGTATGAGAGTGAAGTCTGGGTGAAGGCACAAAAgttaactataaaaatgaaaatctaaaatctggagaaaagaaatgaaaactcTGTTTGTCGACCCTCTATTGCTCATGACCTTTGGAGAAAACCAAtatgagacaccaacctcaaggcacaaggccttgacttcctaaCATATGCTCCATAATAGCTCTAAGTGCTCATGaaaaaatcaactccattgaaaAATATATAATGTCCCAGAGCAATGCGTCACAAATAGCCCATCAAAAAACAAGGACTAGAGTCCTCCGTTAAGCTCATAGGCTATGCCACCTCAAACACACCCCATAATTGCTCTATAATAGTCTCCGTATAAGAATTGAAGTTCACGGAGTCCAACCATCTGTGTGAACAaaaactagtgagtgcagaaACATTCCGACAATGATCCTTCTGTCTTTAAATGCTCATATCTCTAACTCTTTAGAGTGTTAGGGAAATGAGCCCCTAAAAACTATTTACCTTCCAAGTAAATTAATGTTGTATGATTAATCTAATTATTaactaatttattaattaatcaaattataAGTTTAACATTATTTTGAATCAATGAATTATTCAAATttgatgtcacgccccgaattttgaataaataaattcaaatccgaaacgcgataacttaacaagcacaagaaaaacacatagaaaatttttcatttaaattaagcaacaaaacaaactgagctcacaatgtcaataccgactcgttctttagagtcacatattacattacagatagtttacaaatcaaactgaatgacaattcaataactaaacacacccaccacaactcactacacagcggaagacttaaaactaagagtaccaTTCGACGTCCGCGCTACCCAACatacacctcagcttcgacgacgattaatcgatattctaacctgcacaaaaacccctacaccatagaatagtgcaccgggattgaacaaaacaaacccggtaagctttttaagcccgtatgagtaaactcaattaaaatgactcacatcacgtatgcttataatttctcaactcgtgagataaattaaagcaacataattaattccacaaaacacaaccaaacatcaagttcatatcataacatatcatgctcacgtaagttaactcatatcaaaatcaacatgctctgactctcgactcattttatcttatttcccacaatctccaattATAGAAATAACTCccaatattttaaacattttacgtccccacaatctatcagatcaccattcctttgcctcaacggcacaaccaggaaatcatactcatttccctcaacataacgcggttgccaaaatcatgtcatcccaactcattttccaatcactacagatcacagcccacaactgtacccacaacaagaattaagcaaaattagtaatccctgcatagaaacttagttcaggagatcacataaaaacaaacaaaagaattcatagtaatccctgcatagaaacttagtttaggagattacattaaaacaaataataaaaatcatagtaatccctgcataaaatttagttcagggaattacattaacacaaacaattcaaaaggcagtaatccctgcatataacttagttcaggagattacatttaaaatcaacCATTAGAATGGAAAGGTAAatcaatgaagaagtcaaacaactcacactaaagtcaacgatcacccatcaactccaaactaaagtcgatagtcgatgatcacccatcaacttcaactaaagtagatgatcacccatcaacttcaaatactcttttaatacaattacatcaatcactcacatgatgaattgtataccgctacactcatacaattacatcaatcactcacatgatgaattgtattcccgaaaagagtaaatgctcgcaataataattcaatcaaatcaccatcattacttcaccaatgtcacaccatccaatatatatatttcacgtaaatatatatatatgtggtcattcactcaggaatatcactaataccaactatagttttataaattatacttctcgaaaatcattttatatcaaaacattgttttaacttacccatgaaccgttgtcgatcaagttcatatatttaaaaacaaataatttattttgataaatatgattttgcatgctaacaattaaatctactaaattaaacataactaattatcaaccgaaacaccgtgagatttactcacctcaaaatccagctgcgtcttcataacagcccaaaaatcaccaaatcacAACATTCACCAACTCAATCCGTCaaacacttaatcaaatacGGCCTCAATTCAGCAAATGATTCataaaacacacttaaacgacgatccaacggttggatcctcGCGGATTGCAAACCGAAGATAACatgtaaaaccgaaaccctggcatacatcaactttctccaaattaacctcataatatatcaaaacgaccgtatcgatgtgtagatggataaactgaaaacaaaacacattTTGGATGACCGACGCGCTGCCACAAGCGACGGGTCAGCAGGCGGTCAACGCCGAGTCAACCatctccgatggcaaagtgaccaactacaaacttgttcaaaaatgaagagatgagccacCTTCATACCTGAAGttaagtgagattcggtctagatcgtcctagatcaagcttggaagttggatcaaTCTCGGTCGTCTGATCACATTTCTAGATTCAACCAAAGCCGTCGAAAACTTCACACCTTGATCTTTTGCTCCACACACCAAATTGtgatgcaaggcctatatggggatgatcagcaggaAGAGGCAATCCCAGAACcgtgaagaaatcggccggGAAGTCGCCGAAGATCAAGAAACCGATCGGATCCCGAAAGCATAAACTTTGGGCGCTCCGATCTGCTACTCCCGGCGAGGCACCGATCAACCCACCACCACAGGGAAGTCGGCGAGGCAAGTCTGAGTGGTCCTTGGCTTGTcccgtcgccggaggtggccggagttgcGAGATTGAATCGGGTCGGATCGCCGGGTGTCGTCTCGGGTCGGGTCgtgcggaggagagagaacggagagaaatctggggaggaaaatgagaaaaagggaacttttgggatttaatgaaaaatccgGAATTTTCTTCTATTTATAAAAATTTCCCCAAacttcaatcgctcataactttctcatacgaactccgatttcctcgttccacatgtccacgaactcgtatcgacgcgctctacgactttcgtgaaaggaagttttcacagaatctaaacgtataaaaattcaacccttgcgcccccccctaaaatgacgcttcctgaaaatttattcgcccgaaacacttccgctccatccacgagccacgaaaccgtccaataaccaaaaattagattccggaaaatccttggaaaataaatacgaatttccggggcatgaCATTTGAAGTGTGAATAGTGGATTGATAGTCAAATTGTCTTTTATTTGTGTATTGTGTAAACTGGAGGCAATTACCAATTTCAGATGAGTAGTTAATTAGTTTACCAATTTAGTTGGCAAATCAGCAATTACCCTTAGTTCATGGGTGCATGTGCTCTGAGATAGAAACCCTACTTGTTTGTCGTGACTAGAGGCGTGAGCTAACTGAAGCAGTACTCGTACGTCTTCGGTCCGGTGGTGTATGTTAAAGAGTAAACAGTGACTGTAAAAAAGCAAAGATATTTAGGAAGACTTACGACTCAATATGCTCATATCATTGTATTACCCAGGTGCACATGCCACATTTAATGGAAGATGCATGATGAGAGAGGTTATGTTTATTCATAAAAACAAGGACACTTTTTTAGTGTCCTTATAGATATTAGAGGACGTTTATTCATAGAAACAGACACTTTTTCAGTGTCTTTGTAGATATTTAAGAACGTTTTTTCAACGTCATAATAGAtgacttacaatgactccttgatagatgaTGTTTTTTTAgcgtgtcatctaaagtttttTATGACGTTTTTCGGATGTCCTTAAACctattttctgtagtagtgcAATATGCCCATATATAGTACCTCAGGTGCACATGGCACATTTAATGGAAGATGCATGATGAGAGAGGTTATGTCAAGCATGCGATTGTCCTCTTCTGCAAGGAAATTAGGCCAAAGATTCTTGGCAGAGACTCAAAACCATCTTGTATACTCGTAATACATAATTTATTTCTTAATAGATTGATAGACGGTGATATATGTTACATAGAAAGTGAATCCTAACCACTTATAATTAATTTAAACTGCGCGCAAAAGCAAagcagatgcatatgggatcgCAAAGCAAAGCATGGATCCTCATTCCTAGCTACCTGATGTATATTTATTCTATAGGTAAACATTCGGGTGGAGAATAGGCTAGTTTTTAACACCGCAGTACGCTTTGATGGGCGACTCTGCCTTCTTAGCCTCCGGGGTGGTGTAAAATCTTATGAAACCACGACTGTCGAACTGCTTGTAGAGGAGTGGGTGGTTGTCGTCTACTAACTCTTTTGGCACTTGGAATACTCCATTGTTAAACGTAAACATTCCCAGCGAGTATCGAGTCTTGTCTCCGCAGTGCTTCACTCGATGCTGGCATGCTTTTATTCTGTCATTGCTCCATACCTATTAACAAATCAATTAAATCATTAAATAACTATTCAAATtaatttaatcaattttttaATCAAAACATAAAGTTTTATGTATTAGCTAGTGACAAAACCTACGTAAATTGTAGTTAAGtaactgagaaaaaaaaaatttgattagtTTGTAtgtataaaacaaaaataaagctAGAGAGCTAGATATATGTTAAGAGTAGACATGATTATTTGCTTTGTTGTTTTGCAGAGATTAGCCGGTTCACGGATCCTTCCTTGTTCTCACTTACTATAGGGACAGTAAattctttttttgtctttttctttttttctcttccaTTTTGGAATATATGTTACTAGATTGAAGATCGTGTAGACTCTAGCCCTTAACGCTTTTAGCCTGCCTTCTGTAAGTCTCCCGGGCATAGTATACAACTAACTAGAAAATTTATTATAAATTATAGAGCTCTTGGGCGGCACATCACTTTGTTTTAAAGATTAATGGAATAGGTTATTTAAGTACCTGAAGTCCATCACCAGCCATGAAGAGGAACTGAGAAGGTGCAGACTCAACACTAATCCAATCACCATCCTTAGTCAGAACCTCGAGGCCACCGACATCATGCTGAACAACAATGGTGGTGAAGTTCTTGTCCGTGTGGCTCGGAAACCTGATGTTTGCGTCACTCTCTTCTGGTGTCCTGTACTTGAGAAAACGAAGAAGATGACTGTTTGAACTCGCCAACGATTCATATTGCTCTTGGGGTATCCCGAAGCTTTCGAACAACATCTTTTCCACAGTGTTTTCCAAATCCCCGAGCAACTTGGCAAATAGATCTGTGATTTCGCTGCAAGCAAAGGAAGAACACACAACACcggtaattaattaatttgaacaaattaaGGCTAATTAgtttattaagtaaaagaacTTAAGTAGATACGTACCAGAATTTGGTCTTTCCGTTAGGCCACATGAGATCGCTGAACTTTTGAGTTTCTTGTGGGGATGTGACGTTGTCAATGGCCATGCCTTCATAGAGCGGCATGAGCGGGTTTGGTCCGATATAGCCACGGTAAGGCTCATCGCTGGTGTTCTTGACTTTGTTTTCGAGGGGAACCTCGAACAAATCCTTGGATTGGCCAAAGATATTGTCCATAAGCTGTGGGGAAACTTGTTGGTACAATGCCACAAAGCAACCGTATTCTTCGAGTGCATAGCGGATTTGTTTGCAGGTGGAAGCCCAGGAGCTTGAGCCAGGCTTCAAGTCCTGGAGGGAGAAATTGATGGTGGGAAGCTCTTTGGGAAGTGTCATGGAACCCATtccagctagctagctagtaggATATTTGTTGCTAGAGAGACTGGAATGGAATGGATATGCAAACTGCATGCGTCTCGTGTTGTCTTTTTATAGTGACTCTGGCATGGCTCCACATGTGGGTTAAAGGAATAAGGAAACAATAAGAAAAGACCGGTAGTAGCTCAGGTAGGCACGTTAAATAACCATGTTCCCTAAATAATAATTGATTATTGGTTAATATACTCGTGTTTCTGTTGGTCACAGGTGCCGTCATACCTAGTTGTTGAAAAATAAGACGTCCATGAcattaataaattgattaaGGATGGTGAGACTGGTGTACTACTAAACCAAACTAGCGACCGGAATTTCCTGGTGCTTGCTAACCTCACGAGTGATCCCATCATTCACATTTCAACGCAAACAGTTTTGTTTTTAGACTTGCGAGGCCGGCAGGCCGCGGTGGTCTAACTTTTCATGCGCTTTTCTGTCTCCGtcttctttgcttcttttttaATCAAATGTTTTATTATA harbors:
- the LOC133732246 gene encoding deoxypodophyllotoxin synthase-like; this translates as MGSMTLPKELPTINFSLQDLKPGSSSWASTCKQIRYALEEYGCFVALYQQVSPQLMDNIFGQSKDLFEVPLENKVKNTSDEPYRGYIGPNPLMPLYEGMAIDNVTSPQETQKFSDLMWPNGKTKFCEITDLFAKLLGDLENTVEKMLFESFGIPQEQYESLASSNSHLLRFLKYRTPEESDANIRFPSHTDKNFTTIVVQHDVGGLEVLTKDGDWISVESAPSQFLFMAGDGLQVWSNDRIKACQHRVKHCGDKTRYSLGMFTFNNGVFQVPKELVDDNHPLLYKQFDSRGFIRFYTTPEAKKAESPIKAYCGVKN